The following coding sequences lie in one Xiphias gladius isolate SHS-SW01 ecotype Sanya breed wild chromosome 24, ASM1685928v1, whole genome shotgun sequence genomic window:
- the sesn2 gene encoding sestrin-2 isoform X1, whose protein sequence is MASNPVAGFTCHANGEKTTGRVSGSGRLCRHQSELESDVAPTMKSLARLCSRDEEERAAALEELSQQVLVGLGLDRPGSERLSKQTLLHLLRLSRSCPLQEVRGRAAELLRTAQEQGVEVPRALASGPSAFISAKQMLKEEPDQDILIESFLSLGCVDHIIMVMALHPAYLSCFLRTQHALLELDGPLPHQWRHYIAVMAAARHHCSYLVQQHSAGFLEAGGEESWLSGLEHAPTKLSSLQTLNKLLAHRPWLITQQHIQELVCPGAEPRWSLAELVHAVLLMAHAHSLCSFVWGCGLNPEPDHIGGYTFHPPSPSHLPHSPHSPAHEDGRHEFVDGAMEVEVLMKRMVELQQQQEEECTQEEMVTRFERERSESIPTAVVRGVPPDLVLRLVDDPEFRYEDFAPRGEQSPPTMRAQDYSWEDHGFSLVNRLLPDMGQLLDEKFQVVSNLTYHRMAMHEGVDTHTLRKALWNYIHCLYGIRYDDYDYGGVNVLLERSLKVFVKTMACHPEQTTAHIYHDFWRHFRPSEKVHANLIVMEARLQAALLYTLRAITHYMR, encoded by the exons ATGGCCAGTAACCCAGTGGCAGGGTTTACCTGCCACGCTAATGGAGAAAAGACAACAGGACGAGTGTCCGGTTCTGGCCGCTTATGTCGGCACCAGTCCGAGTTAGAGTCCGACGTTGCCCCGACTATGAAAAGTTTAGCACGGCTGTGCAGCAGGGACGAGGAGGAGCGCGCAGCggctctggaggagctgagCCAGCAGGTCCTGGTAGGTTTAGGATTGGACCGGCCCGGTTCGGAACGGCTGAGTAAACAAACCCTTCTGCATCTGCTGCGGCTTTCCCGGTCGTGTCCGCTGCAGGAAGTACGAGGGAGGGCAGCCGAGCTGCTGCGGACCGCACAG GAACAAGGAGTTGAAGTACCACGGGCTCTGGCCTCAGGTCCAAGTGCCTTTATTTCTGCAAAACAG ATGCTGAAAGAAGAGCCAGACCAGGACATCCTGATCGAATCCTTTCTTTCACTGGGCTGTGTGGACCACATCATTATGGTGATGGCCCTGCACCCTGCTTACCTCAGCTGCTTCCTGAGGACCCAGCATGCTTTGTTGGAGCTGGATGGCCCCTTGCCCCATCAGTGGAGACATTACATTGCTGTTATg GCTGCAGCTCGACACCACTGCTCATACCTGGTGCAGCAGCACAGTGCAGGCTTCCTGGAGGccggaggagaggagagctggCTGAGTGGCCTGGAGCATGCTCCCACCAAACTCAGCAGCCTGCAAACACTCAACAAACTGCTGGCACACAGACCCTGGCTCATTACGCAGCAGCACATCCAG GAGCTGGTGTGTCCAGGCGCAGAGCCTCGCTGGTCACTGGCTGAACTTGTACACGCTGTGCTCCTGATGGCACACGCTCATTCACTCTGCTCTTTTGTGTGGGGCTGCGGCTTAAACCCTGAACCCGACCACATCGGAGGTTACACCTTCCACCCTCCTTCACCCAGTCATCTTCCCCATAGCCCCCATAGCCCTGCTCACGAGGACGGCAGGCATGAG TTTGTTGACGGAGCTATGGAGGTGGAGGTGTTGATGAAGAGGAtggtggagctgcagcagcagcaggaggaggagtgcACACAGGAGGAGATGGTTACTCGCTttgagagggagaggagtgaGAGCATACCAACAG CGGTGGTGCGGGGAGTTCCACCTGACCTGGTACTGCGCCTGGTGGATGATCCAGAGTTCAGATACGAAGACTTTGCACCCAGAGGAGAGCAGTCTCCACCCACCATGAGAGCACAA GACTATTCATGGGAGGACCACGGCTTCTCTCTGGTCAACAGACTACTGCCAGACATGGGCCAGCTCCTGGATGAGAAATTCCAG GTGGTGAGCAACTTGACATACCACAGGATGGCCATGCACGAAGGTGTGGACACCCACACTCTGAGAAAAGCTCTGTGGAACTACATCCACTGCCTCTACGGGATACG ATATGATGATTATGACTACGGCGGCGTGAACGTGTTGCTGGAGCGCTCTCTGAAGGTGTTTGTTAAAACTATGGCCTGTCACCCTGAGCAGACAACAGCACACATCTACCATGACTTCTGGAGGCACTTCAGACCCTCTGAAAAG gtACACGCAAACCTAATAGTGATGGAAGCCCGGCTACAGGCAGCCCTTCTTTACACCTTACGAGCCATCACACATTACATGAGATGA
- the sesn2 gene encoding sestrin-2 isoform X2, translated as MTSEQGVEVPRALASGPSAFISAKQMLKEEPDQDILIESFLSLGCVDHIIMVMALHPAYLSCFLRTQHALLELDGPLPHQWRHYIAVMAAARHHCSYLVQQHSAGFLEAGGEESWLSGLEHAPTKLSSLQTLNKLLAHRPWLITQQHIQELVCPGAEPRWSLAELVHAVLLMAHAHSLCSFVWGCGLNPEPDHIGGYTFHPPSPSHLPHSPHSPAHEDGRHEFVDGAMEVEVLMKRMVELQQQQEEECTQEEMVTRFERERSESIPTAVVRGVPPDLVLRLVDDPEFRYEDFAPRGEQSPPTMRAQDYSWEDHGFSLVNRLLPDMGQLLDEKFQVVSNLTYHRMAMHEGVDTHTLRKALWNYIHCLYGIRYDDYDYGGVNVLLERSLKVFVKTMACHPEQTTAHIYHDFWRHFRPSEKVHANLIVMEARLQAALLYTLRAITHYMR; from the exons ATGACGTCG GAACAAGGAGTTGAAGTACCACGGGCTCTGGCCTCAGGTCCAAGTGCCTTTATTTCTGCAAAACAG ATGCTGAAAGAAGAGCCAGACCAGGACATCCTGATCGAATCCTTTCTTTCACTGGGCTGTGTGGACCACATCATTATGGTGATGGCCCTGCACCCTGCTTACCTCAGCTGCTTCCTGAGGACCCAGCATGCTTTGTTGGAGCTGGATGGCCCCTTGCCCCATCAGTGGAGACATTACATTGCTGTTATg GCTGCAGCTCGACACCACTGCTCATACCTGGTGCAGCAGCACAGTGCAGGCTTCCTGGAGGccggaggagaggagagctggCTGAGTGGCCTGGAGCATGCTCCCACCAAACTCAGCAGCCTGCAAACACTCAACAAACTGCTGGCACACAGACCCTGGCTCATTACGCAGCAGCACATCCAG GAGCTGGTGTGTCCAGGCGCAGAGCCTCGCTGGTCACTGGCTGAACTTGTACACGCTGTGCTCCTGATGGCACACGCTCATTCACTCTGCTCTTTTGTGTGGGGCTGCGGCTTAAACCCTGAACCCGACCACATCGGAGGTTACACCTTCCACCCTCCTTCACCCAGTCATCTTCCCCATAGCCCCCATAGCCCTGCTCACGAGGACGGCAGGCATGAG TTTGTTGACGGAGCTATGGAGGTGGAGGTGTTGATGAAGAGGAtggtggagctgcagcagcagcaggaggaggagtgcACACAGGAGGAGATGGTTACTCGCTttgagagggagaggagtgaGAGCATACCAACAG CGGTGGTGCGGGGAGTTCCACCTGACCTGGTACTGCGCCTGGTGGATGATCCAGAGTTCAGATACGAAGACTTTGCACCCAGAGGAGAGCAGTCTCCACCCACCATGAGAGCACAA GACTATTCATGGGAGGACCACGGCTTCTCTCTGGTCAACAGACTACTGCCAGACATGGGCCAGCTCCTGGATGAGAAATTCCAG GTGGTGAGCAACTTGACATACCACAGGATGGCCATGCACGAAGGTGTGGACACCCACACTCTGAGAAAAGCTCTGTGGAACTACATCCACTGCCTCTACGGGATACG ATATGATGATTATGACTACGGCGGCGTGAACGTGTTGCTGGAGCGCTCTCTGAAGGTGTTTGTTAAAACTATGGCCTGTCACCCTGAGCAGACAACAGCACACATCTACCATGACTTCTGGAGGCACTTCAGACCCTCTGAAAAG gtACACGCAAACCTAATAGTGATGGAAGCCCGGCTACAGGCAGCCCTTCTTTACACCTTACGAGCCATCACACATTACATGAGATGA
- the matn1 gene encoding cartilage matrix protein, whose translation MSPTPPLFLLLLGLIGAQATVDLRTAAAMAAGLCKTRPTDLVFIIDSSRSVRPSEFEQVKVFLAKVIEGLDVGPNATRVGVVNYASRVKNEVSLKTHRSKAGLIKAVTKIEPLSTGTMTGLAIQFALNVAFSDGEGARVKSPDISKVAIIVTDGRPQDSVKDVAQRARDAGIEIFAIGVGRVDMSTLRQMASDPLDDHVDYVESYSVIEKLTKKFQEAFCVSDLCATGDHDCEQVCISTPGSYKCACKDGFTLMDDGRSCSACSNSATDVVFLIDGSKSVRPENFELVKKWINQIIDKLDVSDNKAHVGLVQYSSSVRQEFPLGRYNNKKDLKDAVKKMAYMERGTMTGQALRYLLENSFNLGQGARPGVTKVGIVFTDGRSQDYIGDAAKKAKENGFKMYAVGVGNAVEDELKEIASEPTGEHYFYTADFKAMTQIAKKLQINICQEEDPCECDSLVKFQKKVEDALQALTKKLESMSKRIALLENKIV comes from the exons ATGTCGCCTACCCCGCCgttgttcctgctgctgcttggcCTAATAGGAGCTCAGGCCACTGTGGACCTCCGCACAGCCGCCGCCATGG CAGCAGGTTTGTGCAAAACCCGTCCCACAGACCTCGTGTTCATCATTGACAGCAGTCGGAGCGTTCGTCCTTCAGAGTTTGAGCAAGTCAAGGTCTTCCTGGCTAAGGTCATCGAGGGGCTGGATGTTGGACCCAATGCCACCCGTGTGGGAGTTGTCAACTACGCCAGCCGCGTCAAGAACGAG GTGTCTCTTAAGACTCATCGCTCCAAAGCCGGACTGATTAAGGCCGTGACCAAGATCGAGCCCCTGTCCACTGGAACAATGACTGGTCTGGCCATCCAGTTTGCCCTGAATGTTGCCTTCAGTGACGGCGAGGGCGCTCGTGTCAAATCTCCTGATATCAGCAAG GTTGCCATTATTGTGACAGACGGGCGTCCCCAGGACAGTGTGAAAGATGTAGCTCAGCGTGCACGGGATGCCGGCATTGAGATTTTCGCCATTGGTGTGGGACGTGTGGACATGAGCACTCTGAGGCAGATGGCCAGTGATCCTCTGGACGACCATGTGGACTATGTGGAGAGCTACAGTGTCATCGAGAAGCTCACCAAGAAGTTCCAGGAGGCCTTCTGTG tgtCGGACCTGTGTGCCACTGGGGATCATGACTGTGAGCAGGTATGCATCAGCACCCCCGGATCATACAAGTGTGCCTGCAAAGATGGCTTTACCCTCATGGACGATGGTCGCAGCTGCagtg CTTGCAGCAACTCGGCGACAGATGTTGTGTTCCTGATCGATGGCTCTAAGAGCGTTCGTCCTGAGAACTTTGAGCTGGTCAAGAAGTGGATCAACCAGATCATCGACAAACTGGATGTTTCTGACAACAAGGCTCATGTTGGACTGGTGCAGTACTCCAGCTCGGTCAGACAA GAGTTTCCCCTTGGCCGCTACAACAACAAGAAAGACCTGAAGGATGCTGTGAAGAAAATGGCCTACATGGAGAGGGGAACCATGACAGGTCAGGCCCTCCGCTATCTGTTAGAAAACAGCTTCAACCTGGGTCAGGGTGCCCGGCCTGGAGTCACCAAGGTGGGAATCGTCTTCACTGACGGACGCAGCCAAGACTACATTGGTGATGCCGCCAAGAAGGCCAAGGAAAACG GCTTTAAGATGTATGCTGTTGGAGTGGGCAATGCAGTGGAGGATGAGTTGAAAGAGATTGCCTCTGAGCCGACTGGAGAACACTACTTCTACACTGCCGACTTCAAGGCTATGACCCAGATTGCTAAGAAGCTGCAGATTAACATCTGCCAAG AGGAGGACCCTTGTGAATGCGACTCCCTTGTAAAGTTCCAGAAGAAAGTAGAAGATGCCCTACAGGcactaacaaaaaaat TAGAGAGTATGTCGAAGAGGATCGCCTTGCTGGAGAACAAAATCGTCTGA